A stretch of Dietzia lutea DNA encodes these proteins:
- a CDS encoding histidinol-phosphate transaminase: MTAGPRRGVGLDALPIRDNLRGQSAYGAPQLEVPVQLNTNENPHPPGPALVADIAAAVSAAATDLNRYPDRDAVGLRTDLAAYLTRQTGVSVDVDMVWTANGSNEILQQLLQAFGGPGRSAMGFVPSYSMHPILASGTDTEWIPVPRGEDLSIDVDAALAAIDRHRPDLLFVTTPNNPTGHVVDLDDLRRLLDAAPGIVVVDEAYAEFSPSPSACTLLAEYPAKLVVSRTMSKAFAFAGGRLGYFAADPSFVEAVLLVRLPYHLSMIAQAAARAALRHAEETLASVALLAEERKRVTAGLEEQGYEVLPSEANFVLYGPFADAGRAWQRYLDAGVLIRDVGIPGRLRATIGLEHENDRLLQVSAELAADEIATGTEERR; the protein is encoded by the coding sequence ATGACCGCCGGCCCCCGCCGCGGCGTCGGACTCGACGCCCTGCCGATCCGGGACAACCTCCGTGGCCAGAGCGCGTACGGCGCGCCCCAGCTCGAGGTCCCCGTTCAGCTCAACACCAACGAGAACCCGCACCCGCCCGGCCCCGCGCTGGTCGCCGACATCGCCGCCGCCGTGTCCGCCGCCGCGACGGACCTCAACCGCTACCCCGACCGCGACGCGGTCGGACTGCGCACCGACCTGGCCGCGTACCTCACCCGTCAGACCGGCGTCTCGGTGGATGTCGACATGGTGTGGACCGCCAACGGCTCCAACGAGATCCTCCAACAGCTGCTGCAGGCGTTCGGCGGGCCCGGGCGGTCGGCCATGGGGTTCGTGCCCAGCTACTCGATGCACCCCATCCTCGCGTCCGGTACCGATACCGAGTGGATCCCCGTGCCGCGGGGCGAAGATCTGTCGATCGACGTCGACGCCGCGCTGGCGGCGATCGACCGGCACCGGCCGGACCTGCTGTTCGTCACGACCCCGAACAACCCCACCGGTCACGTCGTGGACCTCGACGACCTGCGTCGACTGCTCGACGCCGCGCCCGGCATCGTGGTGGTGGACGAGGCGTACGCGGAGTTCTCCCCGTCGCCGAGCGCCTGCACCCTGCTGGCCGAGTACCCGGCGAAGCTGGTCGTGTCGCGCACGATGAGCAAGGCGTTCGCCTTCGCCGGCGGCCGCCTCGGCTACTTCGCGGCCGACCCCTCCTTCGTCGAGGCGGTGCTGCTCGTGCGGCTGCCGTACCACCTGTCGATGATCGCCCAGGCCGCCGCCCGCGCCGCCCTGCGTCACGCCGAGGAGACACTGGCCTCGGTCGCGCTCCTCGCCGAGGAGCGCAAGCGCGTCACCGCCGGGCTCGAGGAGCAGGGCTACGAGGTGCTGCCCAGCGAGGCCAACTTCGTGCTCTACGGCCCGTTCGCGGACGCCGGCCGGGCGTGGCAGCGCTACCTCGACGCCGGAGTGCTGATCCGCGACGTGGGCATCCCGGGTCGGCTTCGTGCGACCATCGGGCTCGAGCACGAGAACGACCGGTTGCTGCAGGTGAGCGCCGAACTGGCGGCCGATGAGATCGCCACCGGAACCGAGGAGAGACGATGA
- the hisB gene encoding imidazoleglycerol-phosphate dehydratase HisB, producing MSEHTARRARVERTTRESSIVVEIDLDGNGQTDISTGVPFYDHMLTAFGQHGAFDLTVRATGDIHIEAHHTVEDTAIVLGQALGQALGDKRGIRRFGQCSIPMDETLAEAIVDVSGRPYCVHTGEPDMMLGYLVVGHDSAPYGTVLNRHVFETLAYNARIALHVRVHYGRDPHHITEAEYKAVARALRAAVEPDPRIAGIPSTKGAL from the coding sequence ATGAGCGAGCACACAGCGCGGCGGGCACGCGTCGAGAGGACGACCAGGGAGTCGTCGATCGTCGTGGAGATCGACCTCGACGGCAACGGTCAGACCGACATCTCGACCGGGGTGCCGTTCTACGACCACATGCTCACGGCCTTCGGGCAGCACGGCGCCTTCGACCTCACGGTCCGCGCCACGGGCGACATCCACATCGAGGCGCACCACACCGTGGAGGACACCGCGATCGTCCTCGGCCAGGCCCTCGGGCAGGCGCTGGGGGACAAGCGCGGGATCCGACGCTTCGGGCAGTGCTCGATCCCCATGGACGAGACTCTCGCCGAAGCGATCGTGGACGTCTCCGGACGCCCGTACTGCGTCCACACCGGGGAGCCCGACATGATGCTGGGCTACCTCGTCGTGGGCCACGACAGCGCGCCGTACGGCACGGTCCTCAACCGGCACGTGTTCGAGACCCTGGCCTACAACGCCCGGATAGCCCTGCACGTCCGCGTGCACTACGGACGCGACCCGCACCACATCACCGAGGCGGAGTACAAGGCCGTGGCCCGCGCGCTGCGCGCCGCCGTCGAGCCCGACCCGCGCATCGCGGGGATACCGTCGACCAAGGGCGCGCTGTGA
- a CDS encoding MFS transporter, whose amino-acid sequence MSARVENPGAFARLVRTPGVPAAFVLVLLAFGGFSLLLPVVPLAVVRGGGSEFVAGATTGVFMTVTVLFQLATPRLTGVIGYRWVLGIGSSLLGLPSGLLALFDSPFAVLAISGVRGAGFGMMTVAGSALVAELAPPGMLGRATSLIGLAVGISEALFLPVGLWLLDLFGLPTVAWAATAFGVVGLVASARLPHVYPTPPEESDRAEIGPRRVLFLLAGPFIVMVAVTLPYGAAASFLSPALDSIASGSGAVVAGLGLGLLGAGVIVGRTVAGLVSDRRGPGALVWPGLGVAALGMLGIAWLLTLEANPWWFLVPTVVFGLGFGAIQNEALVGSFERMPRSRLGTASASWNISFDAGTGLGSVVMGGFAGFGYVVLFTVAAGIVLVVGGPAAVGARRTRPVRDLASDDSGDKVNS is encoded by the coding sequence GTGAGCGCGCGAGTAGAGAACCCGGGGGCGTTCGCACGCCTGGTCCGCACCCCCGGCGTCCCCGCGGCCTTCGTCCTGGTCCTGCTGGCCTTCGGCGGATTCTCGCTGCTCCTGCCGGTCGTCCCGCTGGCGGTCGTCCGCGGCGGGGGCAGCGAGTTCGTCGCCGGCGCCACGACAGGCGTGTTCATGACGGTGACCGTCCTGTTCCAGCTGGCCACCCCGCGGCTGACGGGCGTGATCGGCTATCGGTGGGTGCTCGGGATCGGCAGTTCCCTGCTGGGCCTGCCCTCCGGGCTGCTCGCCCTGTTCGACAGTCCGTTCGCCGTCCTGGCCATCAGCGGCGTCCGCGGTGCGGGATTCGGCATGATGACGGTCGCCGGCTCCGCGCTCGTCGCCGAACTCGCGCCGCCCGGGATGCTCGGACGCGCCACCTCGCTGATCGGCCTCGCCGTGGGTATCTCGGAGGCGCTCTTCCTCCCCGTGGGCCTGTGGCTGCTCGATCTCTTCGGGCTGCCGACGGTGGCGTGGGCCGCCACTGCGTTCGGCGTCGTCGGCCTGGTCGCCTCGGCTCGACTGCCCCACGTCTACCCGACCCCGCCCGAGGAGTCCGACCGCGCGGAGATCGGCCCCCGACGGGTGCTGTTCCTCCTGGCCGGTCCGTTCATCGTCATGGTCGCCGTGACCCTGCCCTACGGCGCGGCGGCCTCGTTCCTGTCGCCGGCTCTCGACTCGATCGCCTCCGGCAGCGGCGCCGTCGTCGCCGGGCTCGGGCTCGGCCTGCTGGGCGCCGGCGTGATCGTCGGTCGCACCGTCGCGGGGCTCGTGTCGGACCGGCGCGGCCCCGGTGCGCTGGTGTGGCCGGGACTGGGTGTCGCAGCTCTCGGAATGCTGGGCATCGCCTGGCTGTTGACACTGGAGGCGAACCCCTGGTGGTTCCTCGTCCCGACCGTGGTCTTCGGCCTCGGGTTCGGCGCCATCCAGAACGAGGCCCTCGTGGGCTCGTTCGAGCGGATGCCGCGTTCCCGGCTGGGCACCGCGTCCGCGTCGTGGAACATCTCCTTCGACGCCGGCACCGGGCTCGGGTCGGTGGTCATGGGCGGGTTCGCGGGCTTCGGTTACGTCGTGCTGTTCACCGTCGCGGCCGGGATCGTCCTCGTGGTGGGCGGCCCCGCGGCGGTGGGTGCACGCCGCACGCGGCCCGTACGAGATCTGGCCTCCGACGACAGCGGCGATAAGGTGAACTCATGA
- the hisH gene encoding imidazole glycerol phosphate synthase subunit HisH → MTKTAPRVALLDYGSGNLRSAHRALERVGAPVELTSDPRVATEAEALVVPGVGAFAACMKGLEAVKGPRIIGERLAGGRPVLGICVGMQVMFERGTEFSDGEHEDSPGAPGCGEWPGVVEKLDAPVLPHMGWNTVEAPANTVLFAGMPADERFYFVHSYGVQRWEMEPSDHLRAPDVTWAEHGTRFIAAVENGPLSATQFHPEKSGDAGLQLLENWIRSVA, encoded by the coding sequence ATGACGAAGACGGCCCCGCGGGTAGCGCTCCTGGACTACGGCTCCGGCAACCTGCGCTCGGCTCATCGCGCTCTCGAGCGTGTCGGCGCCCCGGTGGAGCTGACCTCCGACCCGCGCGTGGCGACCGAGGCCGAGGCGCTCGTGGTGCCCGGCGTCGGGGCGTTCGCCGCCTGCATGAAGGGGCTCGAGGCGGTCAAGGGGCCCCGCATCATCGGAGAGCGTCTCGCGGGCGGTCGCCCGGTCCTGGGCATCTGTGTGGGCATGCAGGTGATGTTCGAGCGCGGCACCGAGTTCTCGGACGGGGAGCACGAAGACTCTCCCGGTGCCCCCGGTTGCGGGGAGTGGCCCGGTGTCGTGGAGAAGCTCGACGCCCCCGTCCTCCCGCACATGGGATGGAACACCGTCGAGGCGCCCGCGAACACCGTCCTGTTCGCCGGCATGCCCGCCGACGAGCGCTTCTACTTCGTGCACTCCTACGGCGTCCAGCGGTGGGAGATGGAGCCCTCCGACCACCTGCGGGCCCCCGACGTCACGTGGGCCGAGCACGGGACCCGGTTCATCGCCGCGGTGGAGAACGGCCCGCTGTCGGCCACCCAGTTCCACCCCGAGAAGTCCGGGGACGCCGGCCTGCAGCTCCTCGAGAACTGGATCCGCTCTGTCGCCTGA
- the priA gene encoding bifunctional 1-(5-phosphoribosyl)-5-((5-phosphoribosylamino)methylideneamino)imidazole-4-carboxamide isomerase/phosphoribosylanthranilate isomerase PriA, translating to MPVTNARYLELLPAVDVADGQAVRLVQGEAGTETSYGAPLDAAMQWQNDGAEWVHLVDLDAAFGRGTNRELLAEVVGALDVKVEMSGGIRDDESLDAALATGCARVNLGTAALENPEWCASAIARHGDRIAVGLDVRVIDGEPRLRGRGWVSDGGNLWEVLERLDKDGCARYVVTDVSKDGMLNGPNLEMLSQVCAATDAPVVASGGVSSVADLEAIASLVPQGVEGAIVGKALYAGRFTLPEALAAVSGR from the coding sequence ATGCCCGTGACCAACGCCAGATACCTCGAACTCCTGCCCGCCGTCGACGTCGCCGACGGGCAGGCCGTCCGCCTCGTCCAGGGCGAGGCCGGGACGGAGACCTCCTACGGTGCACCGCTGGACGCGGCGATGCAGTGGCAGAACGACGGCGCCGAGTGGGTCCACCTGGTGGACCTGGACGCCGCGTTCGGACGGGGCACCAACCGGGAGCTCCTCGCCGAGGTCGTTGGGGCGCTCGACGTCAAGGTCGAGATGTCCGGCGGGATCCGCGATGACGAGTCGCTCGATGCCGCGCTCGCCACCGGGTGCGCGCGCGTCAACCTGGGCACGGCCGCGCTCGAGAACCCCGAGTGGTGCGCCTCGGCCATCGCCCGCCACGGTGACCGCATCGCGGTGGGCCTCGACGTGCGGGTCATCGACGGCGAGCCGCGGCTGCGTGGTCGGGGATGGGTCTCCGACGGCGGCAACCTCTGGGAGGTCCTCGAGCGCCTCGACAAGGACGGGTGTGCCCGCTACGTCGTCACCGACGTGTCCAAGGACGGCATGCTCAACGGGCCCAACCTGGAGATGCTCTCCCAGGTGTGCGCGGCCACCGACGCACCGGTGGTCGCCTCCGGTGGCGTCTCGTCCGTCGCGGACCTCGAGGCCATCGCCTCGCTGGTGCCGCAGGGCGTGGAAGGGGCCATCGTGGGCAAGGCCCTCTACGCCGGTCGGTTCACCCTTCCCGAAGCGCTCGCCGCCGTCAGCGGCCGCTGA
- a CDS encoding inositol monophosphatase family protein, which yields MSDETGNTLPTDLPVDPAEALASATRVLDEVTPRFVEGVGAPGVQNKGARNDFATELDLELERRISDALREGTGLEVHGEEFGGPPVNEGTLWVVDPIDGTANYSLGIPTAGILVALVHERQPVLGLTWLPLLGLTFTSIAGGPLMENGVESPRMSDVSIRDVALGLGSLNTGARTTYPPAYRREVFEQLTLDAARTRKFGSTGVDLSFVASGRLSAAVSFGNYAWDNAAGASHIRAAGGIVTDLTGEPWSIDSPSLLAAAPRAHAEVLDTVRQLGEPGNFFEAGRRRSTPEPESPRPWLAGER from the coding sequence ATGTCAGATGAGACCGGAAACACCCTGCCGACGGATCTCCCCGTCGACCCCGCCGAGGCGCTCGCGTCGGCGACGCGGGTGCTCGACGAGGTGACGCCCCGGTTCGTCGAGGGCGTCGGCGCCCCCGGCGTCCAGAACAAGGGCGCACGGAACGACTTCGCCACCGAGCTGGACCTGGAACTGGAGCGCCGGATCTCCGACGCGCTGCGTGAGGGGACGGGCCTCGAGGTGCACGGTGAGGAGTTCGGCGGCCCGCCCGTGAACGAGGGCACCCTGTGGGTGGTCGACCCGATCGACGGCACCGCGAACTACTCGTTGGGTATCCCCACCGCGGGGATCCTGGTCGCGTTGGTGCACGAGCGCCAGCCGGTGCTCGGCCTGACGTGGCTGCCGCTGCTCGGCCTGACGTTCACCTCGATCGCCGGTGGGCCACTCATGGAGAACGGCGTCGAGTCCCCGCGGATGTCGGACGTCTCTATCCGCGACGTGGCACTCGGACTCGGCTCGCTCAACACCGGCGCCCGGACCACGTACCCGCCGGCCTACCGCCGTGAGGTGTTCGAGCAGCTCACCCTCGACGCCGCGCGGACGCGCAAGTTCGGCTCGACCGGTGTCGACCTGTCGTTCGTCGCGTCGGGCCGGCTCTCCGCCGCGGTGAGCTTCGGCAACTACGCCTGGGACAACGCCGCGGGCGCCTCCCACATCCGCGCCGCGGGCGGTATCGTCACCGACCTCACGGGTGAGCCGTGGTCCATCGACTCGCCCTCGCTGCTGGCGGCGGCCCCGCGCGCCCACGCGGAGGTGTTGGACACCGTCCGGCAGCTCGGTGAGCCGGGGAACTTCTTCGAGGCCGGTCGGCGCCGGTCCACGCCGGAACCGGAGAGTCCCCGCCCGTGGCTCGCCGGGGAGCGGTGA
- the hisF gene encoding imidazole glycerol phosphate synthase subunit HisF, protein MTLATRVIPCLDVDAGRVVKGVNFLDLRDAGDPVELAAAYDAQGADELTFLDVTASSAGRGTMIDVVRRTAEQVFIPLTVGGGVRTEEDVDQLLRAGADKVSVNTAAIARPELLGELSRRFGSQCIVLSVDARTVPEGSEPTPSGWEVTTHGGRRGTGIDAVEWARRGQELGVGEILLNSMDADGTKEGFDLAMVRAAREAVSIPVIASGGAGAVEHFAPAVHAGADAVLAASVFHFGEMTVGDVKKALAAEGITVR, encoded by the coding sequence ATGACACTCGCCACCAGGGTCATCCCCTGTCTAGACGTCGACGCCGGCCGCGTGGTCAAGGGCGTGAACTTCCTCGATCTACGCGACGCCGGCGATCCCGTGGAGCTCGCTGCGGCCTATGACGCGCAGGGAGCGGACGAGCTCACGTTCCTCGATGTCACCGCGTCGTCCGCGGGCCGCGGCACCATGATCGACGTGGTCCGCCGCACCGCCGAGCAGGTCTTCATCCCCCTCACCGTGGGCGGCGGCGTCCGCACCGAGGAGGACGTCGATCAGTTGCTGCGGGCCGGCGCCGACAAGGTCAGCGTGAACACCGCGGCCATCGCCCGGCCGGAGCTCCTCGGTGAGCTCAGTCGGCGCTTCGGCTCGCAGTGCATCGTGCTCTCCGTCGACGCGCGCACCGTGCCCGAGGGCTCCGAGCCGACGCCGTCGGGGTGGGAGGTCACCACGCACGGTGGCCGCCGCGGCACCGGAATCGACGCCGTCGAGTGGGCCAGGCGCGGGCAGGAGCTGGGCGTGGGGGAGATCCTGCTCAACTCGATGGACGCCGACGGCACCAAGGAGGGCTTCGACCTGGCGATGGTGCGGGCGGCCCGCGAGGCCGTCTCGATCCCCGTCATCGCCTCGGGCGGAGCGGGCGCGGTGGAGCACTTCGCGCCCGCCGTCCACGCCGGGGCGGACGCGGTCCTCGCCGCCAGCGTCTTCCACTTCGGTGAGATGACCGTCGGCGACGTCAAGAAGGCGCTCGCGGCCGAGGGGATCACGGTCCGATGA
- the hisI gene encoding phosphoribosyl-AMP cyclohydrolase, whose protein sequence is MTAHVLDRSIAERLSRNADGLVAAVVQDVTSGRVLMMAWMDDAALAETLATRRGVYYSRSRGQRWVKGETSGHVQHVRSVEIDCDGDTVLLRVDQTGAACHNGTTSCFDTATLLGED, encoded by the coding sequence ATGACCGCGCACGTCCTGGACCGGTCCATCGCCGAGCGGCTCTCGCGCAACGCCGACGGTCTGGTCGCGGCGGTCGTGCAGGACGTCACCTCGGGCCGGGTGCTCATGATGGCGTGGATGGACGACGCCGCCCTCGCCGAGACCTTGGCGACCCGCCGCGGCGTGTACTACTCGCGCTCGCGCGGGCAGCGTTGGGTCAAGGGGGAGACCTCGGGCCACGTGCAGCACGTCCGTAGCGTGGAGATCGACTGTGACGGGGACACCGTCCTGCTCCGCGTGGACCAGACCGGGGCGGCCTGCCACAACGGCACCACCAGTTGTTTCGACACCGCCACACTTCTCGGGGAGGACTGA
- a CDS encoding tautomerase family protein, which yields MPFIQINQLDGMTAEGKARVIEAVTAAYAEVSGKDPAKVWVHINDMPHDSFGIGGKALG from the coding sequence GTGCCTTTCATCCAGATCAATCAGCTCGACGGGATGACCGCGGAGGGCAAGGCCCGCGTCATCGAGGCCGTCACCGCGGCGTACGCGGAGGTCTCGGGCAAGGACCCCGCGAAGGTGTGGGTCCACATCAACGACATGCCGCACGACTCCTTCGGCATCGGCGGCAAGGCCCTCGGATGA
- a CDS encoding anthranilate synthase component I, with the protein MSTATTTLEQFRALAAGHRVVPVVRTVLADSETPLSAYVKLAGDRPGTFLLESAEHGRSWSRWSFIGCGAAAALTVDEAGEATWWGSVPAGAPTGGDPLDALRRTLDLLRTDQIVGLPPLTSGMVGYLGYDIVRRLERIAPDTVDDLRVPELVQLLATNLAAFDHHEGRIYLIANAVNWDGSDERVDEAYADAVERLESMTARLAEPGAGGVSVFDTPDLQVRRCTDEPTYHARVADIIEQIHAGEAFQVVLSQRFEVDTAASPRDVYRILRTTNPSPYMFLMTIPDGTGPDGFGGTAFTIVGSSPEALVTVVDGVATTHPIAGTRPRGDDDEHDILLAKDLVDDAKENAEHLMLVDLGRNDLGRVCVPGTVEVTEFRQVERYSHVMHLVSTVTGRLADGRTGIDAVTACFPAGTLSGSPKPRALQIIEDLEDTRRGVYGGVVGYVDFAGNTDQAIAIRSAVIKDGTAFVQAGAGIVADSVAASEDAECRNKAMAVLRAVSAAETLRPAGESR; encoded by the coding sequence ATGAGCACCGCGACCACCACGTTGGAACAGTTCCGCGCGCTCGCCGCGGGGCACCGGGTGGTGCCGGTCGTGCGCACGGTGCTCGCCGACTCCGAGACCCCGCTGTCGGCCTACGTCAAGCTGGCGGGGGACCGTCCGGGCACGTTCCTGCTGGAGTCGGCCGAGCACGGGCGTTCCTGGTCGCGGTGGTCGTTCATCGGCTGTGGCGCGGCGGCCGCGCTGACGGTCGACGAGGCCGGCGAGGCGACGTGGTGGGGTAGCGTCCCCGCCGGCGCCCCGACCGGCGGCGATCCGCTGGACGCCCTCAGGCGGACCCTCGACCTGCTGCGGACCGATCAGATCGTGGGCCTGCCGCCGCTGACGTCCGGGATGGTCGGCTACCTGGGGTACGACATCGTCCGCAGGCTCGAGCGGATCGCCCCCGACACGGTCGACGACCTGCGCGTACCGGAGCTCGTCCAGCTGCTGGCCACGAATCTGGCCGCCTTCGACCACCACGAGGGCCGGATCTATCTCATCGCCAACGCCGTCAACTGGGACGGCAGCGACGAGCGGGTGGACGAGGCGTATGCGGACGCGGTCGAGCGGCTGGAGTCGATGACGGCGCGTCTCGCCGAGCCGGGCGCCGGCGGGGTGAGCGTGTTCGACACCCCCGATCTCCAGGTGCGTCGTTGCACCGACGAGCCCACCTATCACGCGCGGGTCGCCGACATCATCGAGCAGATCCACGCGGGCGAGGCGTTCCAGGTGGTGCTGAGCCAGCGCTTCGAGGTCGACACCGCCGCCTCGCCGCGCGATGTGTACCGCATCCTGCGGACCACCAACCCCAGTCCGTACATGTTCCTCATGACGATCCCGGACGGCACCGGGCCGGACGGGTTCGGCGGGACGGCGTTCACGATCGTGGGATCGAGCCCGGAGGCTCTGGTCACCGTGGTCGACGGCGTCGCCACGACCCACCCGATCGCGGGGACGAGGCCCAGGGGTGACGACGACGAGCACGACATCCTGCTCGCCAAGGATCTGGTGGACGACGCCAAGGAGAACGCCGAGCATCTGATGTTGGTCGACCTCGGGCGCAACGACCTGGGCCGCGTCTGTGTCCCGGGCACGGTCGAGGTGACCGAGTTTCGCCAAGTGGAGCGGTACAGCCACGTGATGCACCTCGTGTCGACGGTGACGGGGCGCCTGGCCGACGGGCGGACGGGCATCGACGCGGTGACCGCGTGCTTCCCGGCCGGCACTCTCTCAGGTTCCCCGAAGCCGCGGGCCCTGCAGATCATCGAGGACCTGGAGGACACCCGCCGCGGCGTGTACGGCGGCGTGGTCGGGTACGTGGATTTCGCGGGCAACACCGATCAGGCCATCGCGATCCGCTCGGCGGTGATCAAGGACGGCACCGCGTTCGTCCAGGCCGGGGCCGGGATCGTCGCGGACTCGGTGGCGGCCTCGGAGGACGCCGAGTGTCGGAACAAGGCGATGGCGGTCCTGCGGGCCGTCTCCGCCGCGGAGACGCTGCGGCCGGCAGGGGAGTCCCGGTGA
- a CDS encoding TIGR02234 family membrane protein — translation MSRRARLLAPVVLLLVGAALLWIASRMVWLDVAAFNDQSGEARRALTGAEWQPALVPLALGALAAIAAVALVRGLAARAVGAVIALLGVATVTLLVSSVGGVDAERVHTVIMSDEGVARTNAGPGAEGSESIPEWSRITELSTRPVGPALTGAGAAALLAAGIVVLARPARPVRRDDRYVTPAVRREEAAAGGTAGGGTGGTRGTGGARGTSGTGGEVEGDADGDAGRDLWLELDEGRDPTG, via the coding sequence GTGAGCCGTCGCGCCCGGCTCCTGGCGCCCGTCGTCCTGCTGCTCGTCGGCGCGGCCCTGCTGTGGATCGCCTCCCGGATGGTGTGGCTCGACGTGGCGGCGTTCAACGACCAGTCGGGCGAGGCCCGGCGCGCGCTCACCGGCGCCGAGTGGCAGCCGGCTCTGGTGCCACTCGCGCTGGGCGCCCTGGCCGCGATCGCGGCGGTGGCGTTGGTACGGGGGCTCGCCGCCCGCGCGGTGGGGGCGGTCATCGCCCTGCTCGGGGTGGCGACCGTGACGTTGCTGGTCTCTTCGGTGGGCGGAGTCGACGCAGAGCGGGTCCATACGGTGATCATGAGTGACGAGGGGGTCGCCCGGACCAACGCGGGACCGGGCGCCGAGGGCTCGGAGTCGATCCCGGAGTGGTCCAGGATCACCGAGTTGTCGACCCGACCGGTGGGCCCGGCGCTCACCGGCGCCGGCGCGGCCGCGCTGCTCGCGGCGGGGATCGTCGTCCTCGCGCGGCCGGCGCGTCCCGTGCGGCGCGACGACCGGTACGTCACGCCCGCAGTACGCCGCGAGGAGGCGGCCGCCGGCGGTACCGCGGGCGGCGGCACCGGCGGAACCCGCGGCACCGGCGGAGCCCGCGGTACCTCCGGAACCGGCGGCGAAGTGGAGGGTGACGCGGACGGCGACGCCGGTCGTGACCTCTGGCTGGAGCTCGACGAGGGACGCGATCCGACCGGCTGA
- the trpC gene encoding indole-3-glycerol phosphate synthase TrpC, whose translation MGTVLDSILDGVREDVAAREAVIDLESVKKAALSAPDPLDALKALRVPGVGVIAEVKRASPSKGALADIPDPAVLARMYEDGGARVISCLTEERRFHGSLADLDAVRRAVDIPVLRKDFVVGPYQIHEARAHGADLILLIVAALEQDALVSLLDRTESLGMTALVEVHTEEEADRALEAGASVIGVNARNLKTLEVDRDVFSRIAPGLPSDVVKIAESGVRDASDLLAYASVGADAVLVGEGLVTQGDPRAACNALATAGAHPSCPQGPR comes from the coding sequence GTGGGTACCGTGCTGGACTCGATTCTCGACGGGGTCCGCGAGGACGTCGCGGCCCGCGAGGCCGTCATCGACCTGGAGTCGGTGAAGAAGGCGGCCCTGTCCGCCCCGGACCCGCTCGACGCGCTCAAGGCGCTGCGTGTCCCGGGCGTGGGCGTCATCGCCGAGGTGAAGAGGGCGAGCCCGTCCAAGGGGGCGTTGGCCGACATCCCGGATCCGGCGGTGCTGGCCCGCATGTACGAGGACGGCGGGGCGCGGGTCATCTCGTGCCTGACCGAGGAGCGCCGCTTCCACGGCAGCCTGGCCGATCTCGACGCGGTCCGGCGCGCGGTCGACATCCCGGTCCTGCGCAAGGACTTCGTCGTGGGGCCCTACCAGATCCACGAGGCGCGGGCGCACGGAGCGGATCTGATCCTGCTCATCGTGGCAGCCCTCGAGCAGGACGCCCTGGTGTCCCTGCTGGACCGTACCGAGTCGCTCGGGATGACCGCGCTGGTGGAGGTGCACACCGAGGAGGAGGCGGACCGCGCACTGGAGGCCGGGGCCAGCGTCATCGGCGTCAACGCCCGCAACCTCAAGACCCTCGAGGTCGACCGGGACGTGTTCTCCCGCATCGCACCGGGCCTGCCGTCGGACGTCGTGAAGATCGCCGAGTCGGGTGTCCGGGACGCCTCGGACCTCCTGGCGTACGCCAGCGTGGGAGCGGACGCGGTCCTCGTCGGCGAGGGACTGGTGACGCAGGGCGACCCGCGCGCGGCCTGCAACGCGCTGGCCACGGCGGGTGCCCACCCCTCCTGCCCGCAGGGACCCCGCTAG